In the genome of Raphanus sativus cultivar WK10039 chromosome 4, ASM80110v3, whole genome shotgun sequence, one region contains:
- the LOC108837645 gene encoding uncharacterized protein LOC108837645, whose translation MNPPKQNMSYLLVTLPRIWNLEDKVIGTDLGLGKFQFDFDEEEDINSVLKMQPFHFDYWMLSLVQWQPMKCSKYPYEITFWIKVLGVPLQFWEEPTFRSIGDAIGETKAVDLDNGRFQVVVDGFKELIFDTSLDFTGGEYYEGVEIPVTLQYEKLFGYCDTCFSLCHKAEKCPLTMKSSEQKEDKNGKEGRHDDRARSYRGVVLNEHGAQQDKKRETREYYGKGKGKMYEEDGSKGARGPEREQKKYRDSRRDYRGEEEGSRPRNHKKEQNGYSHQEYRARGVGAPRGDKDHRVANTKEVREEGEIGGLERTQQSPQVKDIAGPSSSFLAELKETQEEPAQVFETNFGNHGVDLVMADLENTVSEVEECGLGLELSGRGPNDGSAATNLSPIDGEMEEDVRMVEEVHAVTEDNVGEKAMVTGEVANKQGPRRKAVKPAAGAVASNKLKMAQLVNVKRPTAKAGIRHGDNSKQVEDTGTSNPKHDPAKN comes from the coding sequence ATGAATCCACCAAAGCAGAACATGAGCTACCTCTTGGTGACGTTGCCGAGAATATGGAATCTCGAAGACAAGGTTATCGGTACGGATCTCGGGCTGGGTAAGTTCCAGTTCGATTTTGATGAGGAGGAAGACATCAACTCAGTCCTCAAGATGCAACCTTTTCATTTTGACTACTGGATGCTCTCCCTTGTTCAGTGGCAGCCAATGAAGTGCTCCAAATACCCTTATGAGATCACTTTCTGGATCAAGGTATTGGGGGTTCCACTTCAGTTCTGGGAGGAACCCACGTTTCGCAGTATTGGAGACGCTATAGGAGAGACAAAAGCGGTAGATCTTGACAACGGTCGTTTCCAAGTGGTTGTGGATGGCTTCAAGGAGCTGATCTTTGACACTTCTCTTGACTTCACAGGAGGTGAATACTACGAGGGGGTGGAGATTCCAGTCACGCTCCAATATGAGAAGTTGTTTGGCTACTGTGACACCTGCTTCAGTCTCTGTCACAAGGCGGAGAAATGCCCTTTAACGATGAAGAGCTCAGAACAAAAGGAGGATAAAAATGGCAAGGAGGGACGACATGATGATCGCGCTAGGAGTTACAGAGGAGTGGTGCTAAACGAACATGGGGCACAACAGGAcaagaaaagagaaacaagagagTATTATGGCAAGGGTAAGGGGAAGATGTATGAGGAGGATGGATCCAAAGGGGCGAGAGGACCAGAAAGGGAGCAGAAGAAGTACCGAGACTCGCGGAGAGACTACCGTGGAGAGGAGGAAGGGTCGCGTCCACGAAACCATAAGAAGGAACAAAACGGGTACTCGCATCAAGAGTATCGTGCTCGAGGTGTGGGAGCTCCGAGAGGTGATAAGGATCACCGTGTGGCAAACACTAAGGAGGtaagagaagaaggagagattGGTGGATTAGAGAGGACCCAACAGTCTCCACAGGTGAAAGATATTGCTGGACCTTCAAGCTCGTTTCTTGCGGAGCTCAAGGAAACTCAAGAGGAACCAGCTCAGGTATTTGAAACAAACTTTGGGAACCACGGTGTGGACTTGGTAATGGCAGATTTAGAGAATACTGTGTCTGAAGTTGAGGAGTGTGGCTTAGGATTGGAACTTAGTGGTAGGGGTCCAAATGATGGCAGTGCGGCTACTAATTTGTCTCCAATAGATGGAGAGATGGAGGAGGATGTGCGAATGGTTGAGGAGGTGCACGCGGTTACTGAGGATAACGTGGGGGAGAAAGCAATGGTAACTGGGGAGGTGGCAAACAAACAAGGTCCGCGCAGGAAAGCTGTCAAACCTGCAGCAGGCGCTGTTGCATCCAACAAGCTGAAGATGGCTCAGCTAGTGAACGTCAAACGTCCCACAGCAAAAGCAGGGATCCGTCATGGCGATAACTCCAAGCAGGTGGAGGATACGGGCACTTCAAACCCGAAGCATGATCCTGCCAAGAACTAA